The Ziziphus jujuba cultivar Dongzao chromosome 7, ASM3175591v1 genome includes a region encoding these proteins:
- the LOC107424367 gene encoding uncharacterized protein LOC107424367, translated as METPLSTRRVTRSQTSAALNNSNNIPISRKIEESETGVSKSRKRNGKQEDRSALIDITNDSPIVGLAMGSLETPSSSTVKHRGNRAKITPGSGEALLRGQVKNLLQKVEEEAELSKLSLESRPFLLLQNSPAGLLAPTPANTPQIPNLSGDGSLNADNDSALEAPSPIVEEQLISQVVCDMFDGMKEESLESQKSIITRSLLLDFSEKSEVYDSSECSSELTYQGFGETESERKEKPNPDDDDASIWSIQVNASAHDEDEEEEVKEEEDGGDDFYGEEYDEIEEEEEDELVDSLCDGMSKINVNEEKKMLPKFEGKHIRFVYNSDDEIEENGVEDEVSPTIVRLKGLPTPKGKHLRFFEEEGQN; from the exons ATGGAGACCCCATTATCAACAAGAAGAGTCACAAGGTCACAGACTTCGGCTGCGTtaaacaacagcaacaacattCCCATTTCAA GGAAAATTGAAGAATCTGAAACTGGTGTATCAAAGTCAAGGAAAAGAAATGGGAAACAAGAAGATCGATCCGCGCTGATTGATATTACGAATGATTCTCCGATCGTTGGGCTTGCAATGGGTAGCTTGGAGACCCCATCATCATCCACAGTCAAGCACAGAGGCAATCGAGCCAAGATCACACCTGGGTCTGGAGAGGCATTGCTTAGGGGTCAGGTCAAGAACCTCTTGCaaaaggttgaagaagaagCCGAACTTTCGAAACTCTCTTTGGAAAGCcgccctttccttctccttcaaAATTCTCCGGCGGGACTTCTTGCACCGACTCCGGCAAACACACCACAAATCCCGAATCTCTCCGGTGATGGAAGTTTGAACGCCGACAACGACTCTGCTCTGGAGGCACCTTCTCCGATTGTTGAAGAGCAATTGATTTCGcag GTTGTATGTGATATGTTTGATGGAATGAAGGAAGAGAGTCTTGAATCACAAAAGAGTATCATCACCCGGTCTCTGCTTCTAGATTTCTCAGAGAAATCCGAGGTCTATGATTCATCAGAATGTTCCTCTGAGCTGACTTATCAAGGATTTGGAGAGACTGAATCTGAACGCAAAGAGAAGCCAAAcccagatgatgatgatgcttcAATTTGGTCTATTCAGGTAAATGCTAGTGCCCATGATGaagatgaggaagaagaagttaaagaagaagaagatggtggTGATGATTTCTATGGAGAAGAATATgatgaaattgaagaagaagaagaggatgaGCTGGTGGATTCGCTGTGCGATGGAATGAGCAAGATCAATGTGAATGAGGAGAAGAAAATGCTTCCAAAGTTTGAAGGAAAGCACATAAGGTTTGTGTACAACAGTGATGATGAAATTGAAGAGAATGGGGTTGAAGATGAAGTTTCGCCTACTATTGTGAGGTTGAAGGGCTTGCCAACTCCTAAGGGGAAGCATCTTCGCTTTTTTGAGGAAGAGGGTCAAAATTGA
- the LOC107424368 gene encoding naringenin,2-oxoglutarate 3-dioxygenase yields MAPSTLTALADEKTLQATFVRDEDERPKVAYNHFSNEIPIISLAGIDEVDGRRAEICKKIVEACEDWGIFQVVDHGVDAALISDMTRLAREFFALPPEEKLRFDMTGGKKGGFIVSSHLQGEAVQDWREIVTYFSYPLRTRDYSRWPDKPEGWRAVTEQYSEKLMGLACKLLEVLSEAMGLEKEALTKACVDMDQKVVVNFYPKCPQPDLTLGLKRHTDPGTITLLLQDQVGGLQATRDDGKTWITVQPVEGAFVVNLGDHGHFLSNGRFKNADHQAVVNSNHSRLSIATFQNPAPEATVYPLAIREGEKAILDEPITFSEMYRRKMSKDLELARLKKLAKEKQLEDFEKAKLEAKSIDQILA; encoded by the exons ATGGCTCCATCTACTCTGACCGCACTAGCTGACGAGAAGACCCTTCAGGCTACCTTCGTTCGCGACGAAGATGAGCGCCCAAAGGTTGCCTACAACCACTTCAGCAACGAAATCCCGATCATCTCGCTAGCCGGAATCGATGAGGTCGACGGCCGGAGGGCAGAGATTTGCAAGAAGATCGTCGAGGCCTGTGAGGATTGGGGTATTTTCCAGGTCGTCGATCATGGTGTCGATGCCGCTCTCATCTCCGACATGACTCGCCTCGCTCGCGAATTCTTCGCTTTGCCTCCAGAAGAAAAGCTCCGGTTCGACATGACCGGTGGCAAAAAGGGCGGTTTCATCGTTTCCAGCCATTTACAa ggagAAGCAGTGCAAGATTGGCGTGAGATTGTGACCTACTTTTCATACCCACTTCGGACAAGGGATTACTCCAGGTGGCCGGACAAGCCAGAGGGCTGGAGAGCTGTGACAGAGCAGTACAGTGAGAAGCTGATGGGATTGGCTTGCAAGCTGTTGGAGGTTTTATCAGAAGCCATGGGGCTAGAGAAGGAGGCTTTGACAAAGGCTTGCGTGGATATGGACCAGAAAGTGGTGGTGAACTTCTACCCGAAATGTCCACAACCAGACCTCACTCTTGGTCTCAAACGCCACACCGACCCTGGCACCATTACCCTTCTTCTCCAGGACCAGGTTGGTGGGCTCCAGGCGACTAGAGATGATGGCAAGACATGGATCACCGTTCAACCTGTTGAAGGAGCTTTTGTGGTCAATCTTGGTGATCATGGTCAT TTTCTGAGCAACGGAAGGTTCAAGAACGCAGATCATCAAGCAGTGGTGAACTCGAACCACAGCCGATTGTCCATAGCTACATTCCAGAACCCAGCACCAGAAGCTACTGTATATCCACTTGCTATCAGAGAGGGAGAGAAGGCGATTCTAGATGAGCCCATTACATTTTCAGAGATGTACAGGAGGAAAATGAGCAAAGATCTTGAGCTTGCCAGGCTCAAAAAGCTGGCCAAGGAAAAGCAACTGGAGGATTTCGAGAAGGCCAAACTGGAAGCCAAATCCATTGACCAGATTCTTGCTTAA